From bacterium, a single genomic window includes:
- a CDS encoding four helix bundle protein: MTKFVQDFSELKVYKNAIEAAADIYKTTKAFPPEERYSMVSQIRHSSSSVCSNIAEAWMKRLYRAAFVAKLSDSISEAAETIVWLEMAERCNYLHREKRVQLESNYRGIIGQLVKMTNQADQWLVKEEETFYQSNDKEFT; encoded by the coding sequence ATGACAAAATTTGTTCAGGACTTTTCAGAATTAAAAGTCTATAAAAACGCTATTGAAGCGGCAGCGGATATATATAAAACTACTAAAGCCTTTCCACCCGAGGAAAGGTATTCAATGGTGAGTCAGATTCGTCATTCCTCAAGTTCAGTTTGCTCCAATATAGCAGAGGCGTGGATGAAGCGCCTATATAGAGCTGCCTTTGTCGCCAAATTAAGCGACTCAATCAGCGAAGCAGCCGAGACGATTGTCTGGCTGGAAATGGCAGAACGGTGTAATTATTTGCATCGCGAGAAACGGGTTCAACTCGAAAGCAATTACAGGGGAATTATAGGACAGTTGGTCAAAATGACAAATCAAGCTGATCAGTGGCTTGTTAAAGAGGAAGAGACATTTTATCAATCAAATGACAAAGAATTTACCTAG
- a CDS encoding sulfate adenylyltransferase subunit 2 produces MDHLERLENQSIYILREAYKNFGNLGMLWSIGKDSTVLLWLARKAFYGHVPFPLIHIDTTYKIPEMIEWRDNLAKELNLKLVVASNDKALAEGMHPDRGRIECCTALKTEGLEIALKEGAYEGIIAGVRADEEGTRAKERYFSARDEYNDWEFREQPPELWDQFKTRFAPGTHVRVHPLLDWTEINVWEYIDREHVKVVDLYFDQGDGKRYRSLGCAPCTSKIDSTATTIPEIIAELRATKIPERSGRAQDANRGMEILRKDGYM; encoded by the coding sequence ATGGATCATCTCGAACGCCTGGAAAATCAATCCATCTACATCCTCCGGGAGGCCTATAAGAACTTCGGCAACCTCGGCATGCTGTGGTCCATCGGGAAGGACTCCACGGTCCTGCTGTGGCTTGCACGCAAGGCGTTTTACGGCCACGTTCCCTTTCCCCTGATCCACATCGACACGACCTACAAGATCCCCGAGATGATCGAGTGGAGAGACAACCTTGCAAAGGAACTGAACCTTAAGCTCGTCGTCGCCTCCAACGATAAAGCCCTCGCCGAGGGGATGCACCCTGACCGGGGCCGCATCGAGTGCTGTACAGCCCTCAAAACGGAGGGGCTGGAAATAGCGCTGAAAGAAGGGGCCTACGAGGGGATCATCGCAGGGGTCCGTGCCGACGAAGAGGGCACCCGGGCCAAGGAGAGGTATTTCTCCGCCAGGGACGAGTACAACGACTGGGAGTTCAGGGAGCAGCCGCCGGAGCTTTGGGACCAGTTCAAGACCCGCTTCGCCCCGGGAACCCACGTCCGGGTCCATCCCCTCCTTGACTGGACCGAGATCAACGTCTGGGAGTATATCGACAGGGAGCATGTCAAAGTTGTAGACCTTTATTTCGACCAGGGCGACGGGAAACGGTACCGCAGCCTTGGCTGCGCTCCATGCACCAGCAAGATCGACTCCACTGCCACCACCATTCCCGAGATCATCGCTGAACTCAGGGCCACCAAGATCCCCGAAAGGTCGGGACGGGCCCAGGATGCCAACCGCGGCATGGAGATCCTCCGAAAAGACGGGTACATGTAA
- a CDS encoding SLC13 family permease, with protein sequence MTGAGIFTIIVVLGMLVALALEVLAPDVILFVSLAILFLTGILTPQEAFIGFSNQGMLTVGILFIVAYAAQSSGILEVFAGRVMGKGHGLRRSLLRMAIPVSAMSAFLNNTPIVAMFTPAVRDWAKARGLSPSKFLIPLSYASIFGGVCTLIGTSTNLVVNGLLQQELDRSLTLFELAWVGLPIAIVGTLYLVLIGHRLLPDHSDPVENLMESGREYMVTMEVREGCPLIDQKVAEAGLRNLQGLFLAEIVRSGESIGPVKPTDRIRLGDGLVFTGLVNSILQLQKIDQLIPLDEPRLYHDLRQSGQGRIIEAVVSRASPMLGRTIKEGNFRARYNAVVLAVHRNGVRISAKIGDIVLKPGDTLLILGGDDFLKTWNRSREFYMLSKVSDVPVVDRFKSTVAVISLAGMILLAGLGILSIFKAAILAASVLLLTRTVTPTEARRSIEMNVLIVIACAFGISKALDKTGAATYIAQSIIGAVQVMGPLGVLGAIYLVTSMLTEVITNNAAAALAFPIAISAATQVNADPMPFVIAVAVGASAAFSTPFGYQTNMIVYGPGGYRFRDFVKVGLPLNIIIMIVALFVIPRIWHF encoded by the coding sequence GTGACCGGAGCCGGCATTTTCACCATAATAGTCGTTCTCGGAATGCTGGTGGCCCTTGCGTTAGAGGTCCTGGCTCCCGATGTTATCCTGTTCGTCAGCCTGGCAATACTGTTCCTCACCGGCATACTCACCCCCCAGGAAGCTTTTATCGGTTTTTCAAATCAGGGCATGCTCACAGTGGGGATCCTCTTCATCGTTGCCTATGCGGCACAATCTTCGGGCATCCTGGAGGTGTTCGCGGGACGCGTCATGGGGAAGGGGCACGGTCTCCGGCGCTCCCTTCTGCGCATGGCCATTCCGGTTTCTGCCATGTCAGCATTCCTCAACAACACCCCCATTGTGGCCATGTTCACACCCGCAGTAAGAGACTGGGCCAAAGCGAGAGGATTGTCTCCCTCCAAGTTTCTGATCCCCCTGTCCTACGCTTCAATTTTTGGCGGGGTCTGCACCCTCATCGGCACATCCACGAACCTGGTGGTCAACGGCCTTCTCCAGCAGGAACTGGATCGCTCCCTCACCCTTTTCGAACTGGCCTGGGTGGGACTGCCAATAGCTATTGTGGGAACCCTTTACCTCGTATTAATAGGTCACCGCCTGCTTCCTGACCACAGCGACCCGGTGGAGAACCTCATGGAAAGCGGGCGGGAATATATGGTGACAATGGAGGTTCGGGAAGGGTGTCCCCTGATCGATCAAAAGGTGGCCGAGGCCGGGTTAAGAAACCTCCAGGGACTATTTCTTGCGGAGATCGTGCGCAGCGGTGAATCCATCGGCCCGGTCAAACCCACCGACAGGATCCGGCTGGGTGACGGCCTTGTCTTCACCGGCCTCGTTAACTCCATTCTCCAGCTCCAGAAGATCGACCAGCTCATTCCCCTGGACGAACCGCGCCTTTACCACGACCTGAGACAGAGTGGACAGGGGCGGATCATCGAAGCGGTGGTCTCACGGGCATCCCCCATGCTTGGCCGGACCATCAAGGAAGGAAACTTTCGAGCCCGCTACAACGCCGTCGTCCTGGCCGTTCACCGCAACGGTGTGCGGATCAGCGCGAAGATCGGCGACATCGTCCTGAAGCCGGGAGACACCCTTCTTATTCTGGGCGGTGACGATTTCCTCAAAACCTGGAACCGTTCCAGGGAGTTTTACATGCTCTCCAAGGTATCCGACGTTCCAGTCGTAGACCGTTTCAAATCCACGGTGGCCGTTATCAGTCTGGCAGGGATGATCCTCCTGGCGGGATTGGGCATTCTTTCCATCTTCAAGGCAGCTATTCTGGCCGCGTCAGTCCTGCTGCTGACTCGAACCGTCACTCCCACCGAAGCCCGAAGATCCATCGAGATGAACGTTCTCATCGTCATCGCCTGCGCCTTCGGCATCAGCAAGGCGCTGGACAAGACCGGCGCGGCAACCTACATCGCTCAATCCATTATTGGAGCCGTTCAGGTAATGGGCCCCCTTGGTGTTCTGGGTGCCATCTATCTGGTAACATCCATGCTGACGGAGGTTATCACCAATAATGCGGCGGCTGCCCTTGCGTTTCCCATAGCGATCTCAGCCGCGACCCAGGTCAACGCCGATCCCATGCCCTTCGTCATCGCCGTTGCCGTGGGGGCGTCGGCGGCCTTTTCGACTCCCTTCGGGTATCAGACCAACATGATCGTCTACGGACCCGGCGGCTATCGGTTCCGTGATTTTGTAAAGGTAGGGTTGCCGCTGAACATCATTATTATGATCGTGGCGCTGTTTGTTATTCCGCGGATTTGGCATTTTTGA
- the cysC gene encoding adenylyl-sulfate kinase produces the protein MSKHNLTIHDSLVTKADRKKAFGHGSCVIWLTGMSGSGKSTIAAEVERALMERGVHTYVLDGDNIRHGLNGDLGFSHEDRKENIRRIGEVTKLFVDAGVVVITAFISPFREDRDRVRSLLRPGQFFEVFAKCSLELCEKRDPKGLYAKAREGKISDFTGIDSPYEEPLAPELVLDTEELGVEECVNRVIALLQASGIINTVSR, from the coding sequence ATGAGTAAGCATAACCTTACAATTCACGACAGCCTCGTCACGAAAGCAGACCGTAAAAAAGCTTTCGGTCACGGCTCGTGCGTGATCTGGCTGACAGGTATGTCCGGATCCGGGAAATCCACCATCGCAGCCGAGGTGGAGCGGGCCCTGATGGAGCGAGGCGTTCACACCTACGTCCTGGACGGGGACAATATCCGGCACGGTCTCAACGGCGATCTGGGTTTTTCCCATGAGGACCGCAAGGAGAACATCCGCCGCATCGGCGAGGTGACAAAGCTGTTCGTGGATGCTGGAGTCGTTGTCATCACCGCCTTCATCTCCCCCTTCCGGGAGGACAGGGACCGGGTGCGTTCCCTTCTCCGGCCTGGCCAGTTTTTCGAGGTTTTCGCGAAGTGCTCTCTGGAGCTTTGTGAGAAGAGAGACCCCAAAGGACTTTACGCTAAAGCGAGGGAGGGAAAGATCAGCGATTTCACCGGTATCGACAGCCCCTATGAGGAACCGCTTGCTCCGGAACTTGTCCTGGATACGGAGGAACTTGGTGTGGAGGAGTGTGTTAATCGGGTTATTGCGCTGTTGCAGGCATCGGGAATTATAAATACTGTATCTAGGTAA
- a CDS encoding TlpA disulfide reductase family protein: MSVRTSINLVVMSIVIVSMVVLTGCATTTTTTTTELTEATQYPKAPDPGFTHMDGSTTTLADYEGKSVLVVNFWGLRCQNCIEEMPFLERLYNKYGSKGLVILGVNTDGVDEKLLPKFMPQLPVKVSYPIVVDPAFALADAYQMMAAPLTILIAKDGTVRFRHEGYEPDIEGEYISIIEKLLSE; encoded by the coding sequence TTGTCTGTAAGAACATCCATCAATTTAGTTGTCATGTCGATCGTCATTGTTTCCATGGTGGTTCTGACCGGTTGCGCAACGACCACTACCACCACTACAACTGAACTGACTGAAGCCACGCAGTATCCCAAGGCGCCAGATCCCGGGTTTACTCACATGGACGGGTCCACTACCACCCTTGCGGACTATGAGGGTAAATCGGTGTTGGTCGTGAATTTCTGGGGCCTGAGGTGCCAGAACTGCATTGAGGAGATGCCCTTCCTTGAAAGGCTATATAACAAGTATGGAAGTAAAGGGCTGGTGATCCTGGGGGTGAACACAGACGGTGTTGATGAAAAACTTCTCCCCAAGTTCATGCCCCAGCTTCCAGTCAAGGTCAGTTATCCTATTGTCGTAGATCCGGCATTTGCCCTCGCGGACGCTTATCAGATGATGGCGGCACCACTGACCATCCTCATCGCCAAGGATGGGACAGTGAGGTTTCGCCATGAGGGGTACGAGCCGGACATTGAGGGCGAGTACATCAGTATCATAGAAAAACTGCTTTCAGAGTAG